A stretch of DNA from Opitutales bacterium:
GGACATCATTAGCTTTGAGATTAAAGTAGAATTGTGAGGTAGCTGAGTGCTTATCTCCTGTCCGAGCCATTGCCAGCGTGCCGCGCTCATTCTTCAAACCGTTTGATGCCTCGTTCAAGATAGGCTCACCCGTTTCTTTACGGACTAAGTCTTCGGTCATACCGCCACCCTGCACAATGAAACCGGGAATCACACGATGAAACACAGTGTTGTCATAAAACCCTGCTTCGACGTATTTCAAAAAGTTCTCAACGGTGCCTGGGGCAAAGTTGCGATAGAGTTCGGCCGAAACGACACCATAAGTTGTGTCGATCTCCACGTAAACCGTGACCTCTGGAAGACGATCCTGAAAGTTGCTCCGATTGATAGGACGTTCTACCCGAGAACATCCAAATAAAAACACCAGGACACACAGGGCCGAGATAAAGCGAAAAGCCGTAATCATGGATACGAAAAAATGTTCAGCATTGGGGATGTCAATCGCTCATCCTTGACACCGGCTCACGCTAAATTCCTTTAGAGAACAGTGTGACTCTGTCACGTTGCGAAACCCAGAACTCATTCATGCCGATCTACGAATACTATTCAGCCGATA
This window harbors:
- a CDS encoding peptidyl-prolyl cis-trans isomerase, producing the protein MITAFRFISALCVLVFLFGCSRVERPINRSNFQDRLPEVTVYVEIDTTYGVVSAELYRNFAPGTVENFLKYVEAGFYDNTVFHRVIPGFIVQGGGMTEDLVRKETGEPILNEASNGLKNERGTLAMARTGDKHSATSQFYFNLKANDVLDHGVRNYGYAVFGRVIGGMDVVDLISTQTTTSRNGMPDVPEEAIFIKSVRAVGQDVVNRGPVLPDTRFRR